A single region of the Raphanus sativus cultivar WK10039 chromosome 1, ASM80110v3, whole genome shotgun sequence genome encodes:
- the LOC108810632 gene encoding uncharacterized protein LOC108810632 — protein MEEDLIPSPYDLLFEALWLIPIRHYLYALFIIWTVFFYNYVEFHFLGDVALQYFRCRVNLIYNPDSPIYHGVVSRCPTLHGRYVATPWLASPHLQTCFLNFHGLPPVFTYTRKLFRPSDGGTIALDWLTNSHVLDEISKEDTTPIAVVIPGLTSDSSSAYLKHLAYNTAKSGWNVVISNHRGLGGVSVTSDCFYNAGWTEDVRVVLRHLQHEFPMAPLFAIGTSIGANILVKYLGEEGEKTPLRGAVAICSPWDLLIGDRFISRKFKQRLYDRALTIGLQGYAQLHEPQYTRLANWEGIKKSRSIRDFDNHATCHVGKFETVDTFYRKSSSTQYVGNVAVPLLCISALDDPLCTKEAIPWEECRANKNIVLATTNHGGHLAFFEGLTASSLWWVRATNEFLGALSCSRHMHIQKIQESGSSGSGKLEEPSINQGPYLNIAEDGLVAAVNLEENTTRSKEATQVLNQRGPKVKDKRSFNVLCRQTKRSIWLLGYIGMVTGFPLVGMLMNYLFRKKQRPITASKS, from the exons ATGGAGGAAGATCTGATACCATCTCCGTACGATCTTCTCTTTGAAGCTCTCTGGCTAATCCCAATTCGTCACTATCTCTACGCTCTCTTCATTATCTGGACCGTCTTCTTCTACAATTACGTGGAGTTCCATTTCCTTGGTGATGTGGCTCTTCAGTATTTCAGATGTCGAGTCAATCTCATCTACAACCCTGATTCTCCTATTTACCACGGTGTTGTCTCTCGCTGCCCGACTCTCCACGGCCG ATATGTGGCGACGCCATGGTTAGCGAGTCCTCATCTTCAGACTTGTTTCCTTAATTTCCATGGATTGCCTCCCGTTTTCACCTACACAAG AAAGCTCTTTCGTCCTTCTGATGGTGGAACCATTGCTTTGGATTGGCTTACCAACTCTCATG ttCTTGATGAAATCAGTAAAGAAGACACAACTCCCATTGCTGTTGTTATTCCAGGCCTAACTAGTGATTCTTCTTCTGCA TATCTTAAGCACCTTGCCTACAACACTGCAAAGTCCGGTTGGAATGTTGTTATTAGTAACCATAGAGGATTGGGTGGTGTTTCTGTTACT TCCGATTGCTTCTATAATGCTGGATGGACAGAGGATGTACGGGTAGTTCTTCGTCATCTTCAACACGAGTTCCCTATGGCTCCTCTCTTTGCTATTGGAACTAGCATTGGAGCTAATATTCTG GTGAAATACCTTGGGGAAGAGGGTGAGAAAACTCCTCTGAGGGGCGCTGTAGCTATTTGCTCTCCATGGGACCTCTTG ATTGGTGACAGGTTTATCAGCCGAAAATTCAAACAAAGGTTGTACGACAGAGCTCTAACCATCGGACTTCAAGGTTATGCCCAATT ACATGAACCTCAATATACACGGCTTGCTAATTGGGAAGGCATAAAAAAG TCACGTTCCATCCGAGATTTTGACAATCATGCTACATGTCACGTCGGGAAATTTGAG ACTGTGGATACGTTTTACCGAAAATCTAGTAGTACCCAATACGTAGGAAATGTGGCGGTGCCGCTACTCTGTATCAGTGCTCTAGATGATCCCTTATGCACAAAGGAAGCTATTCCTTGGGAAGAATGCCG GGCAAACAAAAACATTGTCTTGGCGACAACAAATCACGGAGGACATCTAGCGTTTTTCGAAGGACTAACTGCATCTAGCTTGTG GTGGGTTCGGGCCACTAACGAGTTTCTTGGCGCCCTTAGCTGCAGTCGTCATATGCATATACAGAAA ATTCAAGAGAGTGGAAGCTCAGGATCAGGAAAGCTGGAGGAGCCTTCGATAAACCAAGGCCCGTACCTTAACATTGCAGAAGACGGGTTGGTGGCAGCAGTCAACTTGGAGGAAAACACCACACGGTCAAAAGAAGCAACACAAGTATTGAACCAGAGAGGACCAAAGGTTAAAGATAAGAGAAGCTTTAACGTGTTGTGCCGCCAGACAAAACGGTCCATTTGGTTGCTTGGTTACATAGGCATGGTAACAGGTTTCCCTTTAGTTGGGATGCTCATGAACTACCTCTTTCGTAAGAAGCAACGACCCATAACAGCCTCCAAATCCTGA